CAGAGAGAACATAGTTGTGTATGTCACAAAAGGAAGTCAGAGGAAGTTTGTGTTCATTGCCTATTAGGCCTATTAGCTGCTTTATTGAACAGTTAGTAGCACCAGTCACCTTATCTCTATGGCTCCGCTGATGAGCCCTGAACTGCTCGGGGTTGGTGAACATCTGTTGGCAGAATGGGCAGACTGACTCCGGGATGGTTTTCCATGTTACCCGTCCGACTGAATCTGGAGAGTTCAATTGTTCTTCCAGGTGATCTGCCGTTGTCCAGTGCTTCTGCCTATCCGTGTGCACCATGTTAATAACCGAGGGTCTGGCGTTTCTCACCACTGCTGCGTCACTACGAGATCCAGAACCAGATTCTGCTCTTGATCTGAAATCCGATTGCAAAGCAGCATCTGGTTTAGCAGCACGGGACCTTAGAGGTGTGTTACCTTTCTCTGACCTTTGTGGGACCTCTGAGGTGTAGTCGTGTTGAGGCCTCTCCTCCTTGCCTGAGACAGAGTTGCGTGTGTCTCTTGGGAAAGAAAATGATATAACTCTACTCCTGTCCTCGTTGTTTTGATCTCCTGCCTCATTGCTTATGTTATTCTTCACAGTGCCAGGTTGAGAGGGTCTCTTCTGCGACCCAGAGCCATCCTGTTTCCCCTCTGCATTAAACCTGACCAGCCCTGCACTCCAG
This genomic interval from Puntigrus tetrazona isolate hp1 chromosome 5, ASM1883169v1, whole genome shotgun sequence contains the following:
- the si:ch211-284e13.6 gene encoding uncharacterized protein si:ch211-284e13.6, translating into MEDRRHLPPDGGGKAKRSTSAECNTEDRGVRKEHGDPETSAQMRVRKDDLCDVPRKVPRFQYVDFPSLHQCIQQLSVPPLNGWLGSCSLAKTPNYRPASPKEKVPKFKYVDYPSLHHCIQQLSVPPLESWSAGLVRFNAEGKQDGSGSQKRPSQPGTVKNNISNEAGDQNNEDRSRVISFSFPRDTRNSVSGKEERPQHDYTSEVPQRSEKGNTPLRSRAAKPDAALQSDFRSRAESGSGSRSDAAVVRNARPSVINMVHTDRQKHWTTADHLEEQLNSPDSVGRVTWKTIPESVCPFCQQMFTNPEQFRAHQRSHRDKRPN